A portion of the Acipenser ruthenus chromosome 38, fAciRut3.2 maternal haplotype, whole genome shotgun sequence genome contains these proteins:
- the LOC131707055 gene encoding zinc-binding protein A33-like, with translation MKALAETLVCLTQFLVFLTGIFFLQDLKELTERLKRGVREPEAVSEQLHRGLYQGPLQYTLWKKLRAIIKPAPCTVTLDPASASPHLTLSDDLTSARYSYTPQQLLTPEPTNQETRFDICACVLASEGFTSGRHYWEVDVGGHPDWDIGVAMETAGREGWVILSPENGYWTFGHQDCSLVGIYLDYEGGQLSFYSAVDMRHLHTFIEAQFEEALYPFFYPSADSSGKPLRIMNPQV, from the exons atgaaggcactagctgaaacactTGTCTGTTTGActcagtttcttgtgtttttgaCCGGTATCTTTTTCCTACAGGATCTGAAGGAACTAACAGAAAG gCTGAAGCGGGGAGTGAGGGAGCCCGAGGCTGTCTCAGAGCAGCTGCACCGGGGGCTGTACCAGGGTCCTCTGCAGTACacgctgtggaagaagctgagaGCCATCATCAAACCAG ctccctgcactgtgaccctTGACCCCGCCTCCGCTAGCCCTCACCTGACCCTCTCAGATGACCTCACATCTGCCCGCTACAGCTACACCCCCCAGCAACTGCTGACACCCGAGCCGACCAATCAGGAAACTCGATTCGATATCTGCGCCTGTGTGCTGGCCAGTGAGGGGTTCACCTCCGGAAGACACTACTGGGAGGTGGACGTTGGGGGTCACCCAGATTGGGACATTGGTGTCGCCATGGAgacagcagggagagaggggtgggTGATTCTGAGCCCTGAGAATGGGTACTGGACCTTCGGACACCAGGACTGTTCACTGGTGGGTATTTACCTGGATTACGAGGGTGGGCAGCTGTCTTTTTACAGCGCTGTGGATATGAGGCACCTCCACACTTTCATCGAGGCGCAGTTCGAAGAGGCGCTGTACCCCTTCTTTTACCCGAGCGCGGACTCCAGCGGCAAGCCACTGCGTATTATGAACCCCCAAGTTTAG